A stretch of Porites lutea chromosome 5, jaPorLute2.1, whole genome shotgun sequence DNA encodes these proteins:
- the LOC140937151 gene encoding ribosomal RNA small subunit methyltransferase NEP1-like: protein MADGENEFERPRKVPRTLKEKDSGKRLIVILEKASLEAVKNGKNFELLNCDRHKTIMKKNKKDPASARPDIAHQCLLMLMDSPLNKAGLLQVYIHTEKNVLIEINPHTRIPRTFDRFCGLMVQLLHKLSIHAADGPQKLLKVIKNPVTDHLPTGCKKVGTSFHSDNLVKLKDVIPKDEPIVFVVGAMAHGSIDVPYVEETVAISQYPLSGALTCSKICTAFEEAWGIL, encoded by the exons atggcggacggAGAAAACGAGTTCGAGCGACCTCGCAAAGTACCGAGAACGTTAAAAGAAAAGGATTCTGGAAAGCGACTTATCGTGATTCTTGAGAAAGCTTCCCTAGAGGCAGTTAAG AATGGAAAAAATTTCGAGTTACTAAACTGTGACAGACACAAAACAATTatgaagaagaacaaaaaagaccCTGCATCTGCTCGTCCAGATATCGCACACCAG TGTCTGCTTATGTTAATGGACAGTCCACTGAATAAAGCAGGGCTTTTGCAAGTCTACATTCATACTGAGAAAAATGTGCTAATAGAAATAAACCCTCACACAAGAATTCCACGAACATTTGATCGGTTTTGTGGGCTGATGG TTCAGTTGCTGCATAAGCTTAGCATCCATGCTGCAGATGGACCCCAAAAGCTACTAAAG GTTATTAAGAATCCAGTGACAGATCATTTACCAACAGGCTGCAAGAAAGTTG GGACTTCATTCCATTCTGACAACCTCGTAAAATTGAAGGACGTTATTCCAAAGGATGAGCCCATTGTCTTTGTTGTTGGGGCTATGGCTCATGGCTCA atTGATGTTCCTTACGTAGAAGAAACCGTAGCGATCAGTCAGTACCCTTTATCAGGAGCGTTAACGTGCTCCAAAATATGCACAGCGTTTGAAGAAGCGTGGGGAATTTTATGA